In a single window of the Gammaproteobacteria bacterium genome:
- a CDS encoding capsule assembly Wzi family protein, with amino-acid sequence MRFSAIGLALLLAAVAAHARGVTPYLVLAQSPEVERAAERVLILADEPVLSRPIPAARVLDALPEACEVDSALCEQVRHYLAGLMKTAGIAHLSASGAADSGDSGRPHPEGAGGEIAPTTLPNRHGMPYDSAYEVSARAYWQGGDHVLLNGGFVAYEDEVVPTGTVLSIGYEYAQLDVGWRDHWLSPMTGSAMLLSAQAQTLPSVTLSNYTPITRLGIRYEIFVAELSESDQIRFEDGFTTGKPRLAGVHLSIEPVPGWSIGVNRLMQYGGGERGQDSFSDLVDALFRPSEFDNTGTVSDFGNQVASITSSFVMPTDVPFSVYFEYAGEDTSTNSNARLGNVGLSAGIRFPSLGRRGHLDLTLEASEWQNGWYVHHIYRDGLTNEGNVIGHWGADWRVAGDGVGGRALMTRIGWQLAGGGLMEATYRTLANEEYTAPEYDRAHLLDLRYSRRWRDEFHVGGEVIAGRDVFGESFSRVGAFIRF; translated from the coding sequence ATGCGATTTTCGGCCATCGGCCTCGCTTTGCTCCTTGCCGCCGTCGCGGCCCACGCGCGCGGCGTCACCCCCTACCTGGTCCTCGCCCAGTCCCCCGAGGTCGAGCGCGCGGCCGAGCGCGTGCTGATCCTCGCGGACGAGCCCGTGCTTTCCCGGCCGATCCCCGCCGCGCGCGTGCTCGACGCGCTGCCGGAGGCGTGCGAGGTCGACTCCGCGCTCTGCGAGCAGGTCAGGCACTATCTCGCGGGGCTGATGAAGACAGCCGGCATCGCGCATCTTTCGGCGTCGGGCGCCGCGGATTCGGGCGACTCCGGCCGCCCGCACCCCGAAGGCGCGGGCGGCGAGATCGCGCCGACGACGCTGCCGAACCGACACGGGATGCCTTACGACAGCGCGTATGAGGTCTCGGCGCGCGCGTATTGGCAGGGCGGCGACCACGTGCTGCTGAACGGCGGCTTCGTGGCCTACGAGGACGAGGTCGTCCCGACGGGCACCGTCCTCAGCATCGGCTACGAATACGCGCAGCTCGACGTCGGCTGGCGCGATCACTGGCTGTCGCCGATGACCGGCAGCGCGATGCTGCTGTCGGCGCAGGCGCAAACACTGCCGTCCGTCACGCTCTCGAACTACACGCCGATCACGCGGCTCGGCATCCGCTACGAGATCTTCGTCGCGGAGCTCAGCGAGTCGGACCAGATTCGCTTCGAGGACGGCTTCACGACGGGCAAGCCGCGGCTCGCGGGCGTGCACCTCTCGATCGAGCCCGTGCCGGGCTGGTCGATCGGCGTGAACCGGCTGATGCAGTACGGCGGCGGCGAGCGCGGTCAGGACTCGTTCAGCGACCTCGTGGACGCACTGTTCCGCCCGTCCGAGTTCGACAACACCGGGACGGTCTCGGACTTCGGCAATCAGGTCGCCTCGATCACGTCGAGCTTCGTCATGCCGACGGACGTGCCGTTCTCGGTCTACTTCGAGTATGCCGGCGAGGACACCTCGACGAACAGCAACGCCCGCCTCGGCAACGTGGGCCTCTCCGCCGGCATTCGATTTCCGAGCCTCGGCCGGCGGGGCCACCTGGATCTGACGCTCGAGGCGAGCGAGTGGCAGAACGGCTGGTATGTCCACCACATTTACCGCGACGGCCTCACGAACGAAGGCAATGTCATCGGTCACTGGGGCGCGGATTGGCGAGTCGCGGGCGACGGCGTCGGCGGCCGCGCGCTCATGACGCGGATCGGCTGGCAGCTCGCCGGCGGCGGACTGATGGAGGCGACGTACCGGACGCTCGCGAACGAGGAGTACACGGCGCCCGAGTACGACCGGGCGCATCTGCTCGACCTGCGCTACAGCCGCCGCTGGCGCGACGAGTTTCACGTCGGCGGCGAAGTGATCGCCGGGCGAGACGTTTTCGGCGAATCCTTCTCGCGCGTCGGCGCATTCATCCGCTTCTGA